ACCAGCTTAAAATATCTTGACACCGCATATAATAGTTGATATTATAAAAAAAAATCTATGAGAACACGTTCTCATCCAGAGAGGTTGAGGGACTGGCCCGATGAAACCTCGGCAACCTTCAGGTCCATTCACCTGAAAAGGTGCCAATTCCTGCAGCTGAATTTCATTTATTCAGAGGCGAGATGAGAGAGGTAGTCTGCTTTATTTTGCGTGTAAACCTCTTTCATTGACAATCGAGTATGAAGGAGGTTTTTTATATGCCAATAAAAATACCGGATAACCTTCCGGCAGCTGAAGTACTTAACAGTGAAAATATTTTCGTGATGGGTGAAGACAGGGCTTACCATCAGGACATCCGCCCGTTAAAGATAGCCATATTAAATTTGATGCCTACAAAAATTTCAACGGAGACGCAGCTTTTAAGGCTTCTCGCCAATTCACCCCTTCAGGTGGATATTACGCTGTTTCTGCCAAAGGACCACGAAAGCAAGAACACCCCGGCAGAGCATCTTAAGAACTTTTATACCACCTTTGACAGCATAAAGCATGAGAAATTCGATGGCATGATAATAACGGGAGCTCCTATTGAACATCTGGAATTTTATGAAGTGGATTACTGGGATGAGCTTAAGGAGATTATGAACTGGAGCCTCCGCAATGTATATTCCACGTTGCACATATGCTGGGGAGCCCAGGCAGGACTTTATCACCATTATGGAATACCTAAATACCCCCTCAAGGAAAAAATGTTCGGTGTATTCCCCCATACCGTTGAAAAACTGGGAGTAAAGCTATTAAGAGGGTTTGATGATGAATTTTATGTGCCGCAATCCCGGCACACGGAAATAAGAAAAGAGGATATAGTTAAGATGCCAAGCCTTGATATTCTTGCCCAATCGGAAGAGTCGGGCGTATATTTGGTAGCTTCAAAGGACGGAAGGCAGATTTTTATAACCGGCCATCCCGAATATGATCCTTTAACCCTGAAGGCAGAATACGACAGAGATGTTGCAAAGGGTGTTCCCATAGAGGTGCCAAAGCATTATTTCAAGGATGACGACCCGGCAAAAGCCCCCGTTTCAAGGTGGAGAAGCCATGCAAACCTTTTATATGCAAATTGGCTCAACTACTATGTATACCAGGAGACACCATATGATTTAAACGCACTGGAGTAAAAGATAAGGGGCTGTGGCATTTTGAACACTCAATTGGCTATGTTCGCGTTCTGCAAGTTCTAAGGCTCCCTGCCTTGAAAATACAAGAATTTTTAAACTTCACTATCGCTCAGACAATCTAAAATTCTAAGTATTTTCTTCGGCAGCGTTACCAAGAACTTGTTCAGAACTCTCACAATTGCTCGTTTATGTTGTTCATAATGCCACAGCCTCTTTGTTCTTTATAAATTGAATTCTTCTTTTGATGTTAAAATACAGTAAGCCAAAAGTATTGTGCCTGTCACTATAAATATGTCCGCCACGTTAAACACAGGGAATATATAGGTTCCAAAATGAAATTCCAGAAAATCTACTACGCTGCCTGTCATAATCCTGTCAGTTAAATTTCCTATGGCCCCTCCCATTATAAAGGACAATGCCGTCCTTACAATCTTATTTCTAAGCCTGAAAAGGTAATAAGCTATGAATATGCACACAAGCACCGTTGTAACTATGAAAAAGTACCTTTTATTTTGCAGAATGCTCCAGGCTGCCCCTTTGTTCAGCACATGGGATATATAAAAGAATCCGTCAATTACCGTTACCGAATCATTCAATGGTATGGCACCCGATATAATATATTTGGTAGCCTGATCCAGCACTATTATCAAAATTATTATCGCAGTCCAAAGCATAGTCCATCCTCCTTAGTTGGGCTGCTGCGTCTTGAACAATCATTTACTATGTTCGGATTCTGCAAGTTCTAAAGCTCTCTGTCTTGAAAATGCTAGAATTTTTAAACTTACTTTCGCTCAAACAATCAAAAATTCTAAGGATTTTCTGCGACAGGCAGGCCAAGAACTTTCAAAGAACCCTCGCAATGCCCGTTACATTATTCAAGACGCAGCAGCCCCTTTTCATATAATATCATACCAAGTTGTCATGTGAAATACCGGCATTATATAAATTTTTCATTATCCGGCAAAAAAATATTGCCCATGACGTTACGTCATGTATTACAATTATGTAGAGGTGATGTCGTTGGGAAATGATGAAGCCATGTTCACCGTAGGAGAGTTTGCTGCAAAGGCAGGAGTTACACACAGGACTCTGAGGTATTACGACAGTATAGGCCTTTTGCAGCCCAGCGCCCATAATAAGTCAGGCCACAGGCTTTACTCGCTGGAAGACTTTGCAAGGCTCCAAAAGATTATGACCTTAAAATTTATAGGTTTGCCCCTTGATGATATAGGAAACATTATTAAATATGATATTGATGGCAAAGGCTTTAAAAATCCGCTGGAGCTTCAAAAACAGGTGATGACTCAGAAGATCCGGCATATGCAAGAGGTTTCAGCAGCCATCGACGAGGCTCTTTTAATGCTTAATAAAGGAGAAAAACTTAATTGGGACAAATTTATAAATATCATAACTGCAATCAATGCGGACATAAACTGGCCGGCGCAATATCAAAATGCCTCCAATTTAAAGACCAGGATTAAAGTTCATGAAGATTACAGCACGAACAATCAGGGCTGGATGGAATGGTTTTTTAAACAATTAAATCTTCCTGATAATGCAAATATTTTGGAATTAGGCTGCGGTGATGCCAGTCTATGGGTAAAAAATTTTGCCTTTATCCCTGATGGCTGGAGCATAATGCTGACGGATTTCTCTCCCGGTATGCTGAAGGATGCAAAGTCTAATTTGAAGAATAAGAATAACAGGTTTAAATTCAAAATGGCGGATGCTCAGATGATACCCTTTGAAGATGAAACCTTCGATGCTGTTATAGCCAACCACATGCTCTACCATGTGCCTGACATTGAAAAATCCCTGTCAGAAGTTCACAGAGTCCTTAAACCCAAAGGTATATTCTATGCTTCTACCGTGGGTAAAAAACACATGTCTGAGCTTAGGGATATAATACAAAAATTTGATTGCCGGCTTATAACAATTAAAAGCTGGGAGCATACCGAAAAATTTCACCTGGAAAATGGAATGGATAAGGTTTCAAAATTGTTCAAAAATGTTAAACTAAAAAGGTATGAAGATAATTTAATTGTCACTGAAGCAAAGCCCTTGATGGATTATATTTTTTCCATGCCGGGCAACGCAAGACAGGGGTTTTCCGAAGAAAAACTAATGGAGTTTAAAATATTTCTGGATAATGAGATATCTGTAAGTAACGGCATATTCATATCCAAAGACACAGGATTTTTTTATGGAACAAAATAAATTTTGAAAGGAAGTACATAAGCTATGAAACATAAAAGCATACCCTTCTCTCCCCCGGATATAAGCCAGGCGGAAATAGATGCTGTAGTTGATGTCTTAAAATCAGGCTGGATTACCTCCGGCCCCAAGGTGGCAGCCTTTGAAGAAAAAATTGCGCAATACTTAAATGCACAGCACGCCGTAGCCCTGGCCAGTGCCACTGCGGGCATGGAGCTTATACTTAAGGTTTTTAATATCACATCAGGAGATGATGTAATAACAACCCCCTATACCTATACCGCTACGGCCAGCGTTGCCCTGCACCGCGGGATAAAGCCGATTTTTGTGGATACTCAAAAGGACAGCTTCATGATTGATATAAACAGGCTGTATGATGCAATAACCCCAAAGACCAGGGCAATATTGACGGTGGACTTCGGGGGAGTTCCGGTGGATTACGACGCTGTAAAAGAGGTTTTAAAGGCTAAAAAAAGAGAGGATATACTGCTTATCTCCGACTCTGCCCACTCCCTCGGTGCATCATACAAGGGGCAAAAGGTAGGGGCACAATTTGATTTTCACGTATTCTCCTTCCATGCCGTAAAGAATCTTACTACGGCGGAAGGCGGAGCAATCACGTACAATGACAAGGCTTCTTTTGGCAAGGAGGATTTGTTCCGGGAATTCAAATATACCGCCCTTCATGGCCAGAGCAAGGACGCTTTATCAAAAATGAAGGCAGGAGCCTGGAAATACGATATATTGACCGACGGCTTCAAATGCAATATGACAGATACATTGGCCGCCATAGGTCTGGTACAGTTAGAACGTTATAATGATATGCTCAAAAAGAGGGAGGAAATATTTGACCTTTATACAAAATTGCTTTCCCAAAATGATTGGGCGGAAATTCCTTTTAAAAAGGATAATGGCACCGAGACCTCCTATCACCTGTATCCCCTGCGGATAAAGGGCTTTAAGGAAGAACAGAGGGATGCGCTTATACAAATGCTGGCAGACAAGGGTATAGGCACAAACGTGCACTTTATTCCCTTACCAATGTTTACATTATACAAAGGCCTGGGATATAAAATTGAAGATTATCCCAATGCCTATAATCAATATGCCAATGAAATAACTCTGCCTCTATATTCCACCCTTGCCTTAGAAGACGCGGAATATGTGGCAAAGGAAACAATTGCTTGTACAAAAGAGATATTAAAGGCTGGTGGATTATAATGAAAGTAAACTTTTATACATCTCAAAGGGAATACCAGGAGAAAAAGGCTGAGTTTGACAAGGCCATAGAAAATGTGTTGAAGGACGGCATATCCACACTGGGCAAAGAAGTTGCCGACCTTGAAAAATCCATAATGGAGTTTACCAGCGCCAAATACGCCGTAGGCGTCGCATCAGGCACCGATGCTCTTGTTCTGGCTTCGGATATTTTAGGCTTTAAAAATGGCAGTGAGGTAATCACATCCCCCTTTACATTCTTAGCCTCCACCTCCTGCATTGCAAGGCATGGGGGGCAGCCGGTATTTGTTGATATCGACGAGGAAACCTTTAACATTGATGCCGCCAAAATCGAGGATGCCGTGACGGATAAAACGGTAGGCATAGTTCCCATCCACCTTTTCTGCCAGATGGCGGACATGGATTCAATCATGGATATAGCAGCAAGGCACAACTTAAAGGTTTTAGAGGACGCTGCGGAAGCCTTCGGAATGTCCTGGAAAGGAAAAGGCAGTAAATACAAGCACGCCGGCACCATCGGTGACTACGGCATATATTCCTTCTTCCCTACAAAAACACTGGGGGCATATGGTGACGGCGGCATGATTGTGACCAATGATGAAGGCCTTTACAAGCTGGCAAAATCCTACAGGGTACACGGAGCCACTGAAAAATATCATTACGATTACATAGGATACAACTCCCGCTTAGATACAATCCAGGCTGCCATACTCCTGGTAAAAATGAAATACATGAGAGAAGCCATTACAAAAAGGGAGGTTATCGCCAATTGGTATTTTGACAGATTAAAGGATTGTCAAGGCTTAAGGTTCCCCAAAATAAAGGGAGAGCAGCATCCCGTATACTATGTTTTCAACATTTTAGCTGAAAACAGGGATGGACTTGTTGAGCATCTTAAGAAAAACCAAGTGCAGTATTCCATATATTATCCCCTTCCCTTGCATCTCCAAAAATGTTTCAGCTATTTAGGCTACAAGAAGGGTGATTTTCCCGTATCGGAAAGGGTTTGCACCGAGATTGCAGCACTTCCCATTTATCCTGAGATAACCGAGGATGAAGTGGATTTCGTATGCCACACCATAAGAAACTTTTATAAATAGGGACAAAATAAGGGACAAAAGACTATTATAATTAGTGATAGAAGTTAAAAAAGGAGATTTTTCTTTGTTTACTAATTATAACCCTGTCTTTTGTCCTGTTTTTTCTTATATGCAGCCGGGATTTTCCTACCCACCTCAATGGAGAATGGAAAAGACAAATATAGCAAAAGCAGATATTAAAGGAGGTCCTTTAGCACCCGATATAAGAGGCGTGGTATACTTTTTGGATGCGATGGACGGTACTTATGTATTTGCCGAAGTTTACGGCCTTCCCGACTACCAGCCGGGCAGTGACAGCAAGCTTCCAATAGGCCCTCACGGATTTCATATTCATGAAAAGGGCAGCTGTGAAGTTGGCGACCCAGAAAACCCTTTCCAGTCTGCCGGAAGCCACTGGAATCCTACAAACCAGCCTCACGGCAATCATGCCGGAGATTTCCCCGTGCTCTTTTCCAACCACGGCAAGGCTATAATGTATTTTTTCACCGACAAATTTACTGTCAGCGATGTACTTGGCAAAGCTATGATAATTCATGAAAGCCCCGACGATTTTAAAAGCCAGCCGGCAGGAAACGCCGGAAGGAGATTAGCCTGCGGGGTAATAAACAATAAACAAATTGGATACTTATAACCTTGGGATGCTTTAAGTTGTGATACTTTAAGTTGGGGCTGTTTCAAATGCAACAGCCCCTTTACTATTCTCTGTAGCCCTTTCATCTTTTACTGCCTTCCTTTCTTATTTCAGCGCATCTTCTGCTTACTGGATATTTCCAGTTTATTCGAACATATGTTTGCATATACTGTTTTTATATGATAAAATTAAATATAAATCGGGGCATATCCCCTAAGTTGAGGAAGCACTTCGGCTACTCCAGATTCATTTCTTACAAAGAAAAGGTGCGTCCCATAAGTCGGGGGCATTTACCCCGGCTCCTACAAAAGCTATTTAAAAAGAGGGGAAGTGTCCCCTTACATTGGACGGTGACTTTATGGATATTCAATCAAAGCTCAATATTTTAGCGGCAGCGGCAAGATATGACGTTTCCTGTTCCTCCAGCGGCAGTGAAAGAAAAAATAATAACGGCCTTGGAAATGCCCACGTAAGCGGCATATGCCACAGCTGGTCATCTGACGGACGGTGCATATCCCTCCTTAAAATACTGATGACCAATATGTGCTCCTATGATTGTGCTTACTGCATAAACAGGAGGAGCAGCAGCAATGACCGGGCAATTTTTACGCCTGATGAAATCGTAAATTTAACTATAAATTTTTATAAAAGAAACTATATAGAGGGCTTGTTTTTAAGCTCTGCGGTATATAAAAACCCGGATTTTACCATGGAGCTTATGCTGCAATGCGTCGTGAAATTGAGAATGGCAAATTTCAATGGCTATATACACTTAAAGGCAATTCCCGGTGCTGATAAAAAGCTTATAGACAAAGCCGGGCTTTACGTTGACAGAATGAGCGTAAATATCGAACTTCCCTCAAGGGAGAGCTTAAAATTACTGGCTCCTCAAAAAAGCGCCGAAGCCATATTTAAACCCATGGATTATTTAAACAACAGAATAATTGAAATAAAAGAAGACAAAAAAACATATAAAAAGCCTCCGCTTTTTTTACCGGCAGGACAGACCACCCAGTTGATTATAGGGGCCACAAATGACCATGATCTTGGCATTTTAAGATTATCAGAGGGCTTATATAACCGCTACAGTTTAAAAAGGGTGTATTATTCGGCTTATATTCCCGTATCCGATAATCCCAACCTTCCGGCGCTTTTAAATCCTCCCCTTAAAAGGGAGCACCGTCTTTATCAGGCCGACTGGCTGCTAAGGTTTTACGGATTTAAAGCAGGAGAATTACTGGATGAAAAAAATCCGGATTTTGATATTGATCTGGACCCAAAATCCTTCTGGGCATTAAAGCATATGGAGCTTTTCCCCGTTGAAATAAACAGCGT
This region of Oxobacter pfennigii genomic DNA includes:
- the lspA gene encoding signal peptidase II, producing the protein MLWTAIIILIIVLDQATKYIISGAIPLNDSVTVIDGFFYISHVLNKGAAWSILQNKRYFFIVTTVLVCIFIAYYLFRLRNKIVRTALSFIMGGAIGNLTDRIMTGSVVDFLEFHFGTYIFPVFNVADIFIVTGTILLAYCILTSKEEFNL
- a CDS encoding MerR family transcriptional regulator translates to MSLGNDEAMFTVGEFAAKAGVTHRTLRYYDSIGLLQPSAHNKSGHRLYSLEDFARLQKIMTLKFIGLPLDDIGNIIKYDIDGKGFKNPLELQKQVMTQKIRHMQEVSAAIDEALLMLNKGEKLNWDKFINIITAINADINWPAQYQNASNLKTRIKVHEDYSTNNQGWMEWFFKQLNLPDNANILELGCGDASLWVKNFAFIPDGWSIMLTDFSPGMLKDAKSNLKNKNNRFKFKMADAQMIPFEDETFDAVIANHMLYHVPDIEKSLSEVHRVLKPKGIFYASTVGKKHMSELRDIIQKFDCRLITIKSWEHTEKFHLENGMDKVSKLFKNVKLKRYEDNLIVTEAKPLMDYIFSMPGNARQGFSEEKLMEFKIFLDNEISVSNGIFISKDTGFFYGTK
- a CDS encoding DegT/DnrJ/EryC1/StrS family aminotransferase, which translates into the protein MKVNFYTSQREYQEKKAEFDKAIENVLKDGISTLGKEVADLEKSIMEFTSAKYAVGVASGTDALVLASDILGFKNGSEVITSPFTFLASTSCIARHGGQPVFVDIDEETFNIDAAKIEDAVTDKTVGIVPIHLFCQMADMDSIMDIAARHNLKVLEDAAEAFGMSWKGKGSKYKHAGTIGDYGIYSFFPTKTLGAYGDGGMIVTNDEGLYKLAKSYRVHGATEKYHYDYIGYNSRLDTIQAAILLVKMKYMREAITKREVIANWYFDRLKDCQGLRFPKIKGEQHPVYYVFNILAENRDGLVEHLKKNQVQYSIYYPLPLHLQKCFSYLGYKKGDFPVSERVCTEIAALPIYPEITEDEVDFVCHTIRNFYK
- a CDS encoding DegT/DnrJ/EryC1/StrS family aminotransferase, with protein sequence MKHKSIPFSPPDISQAEIDAVVDVLKSGWITSGPKVAAFEEKIAQYLNAQHAVALASATAGMELILKVFNITSGDDVITTPYTYTATASVALHRGIKPIFVDTQKDSFMIDINRLYDAITPKTRAILTVDFGGVPVDYDAVKEVLKAKKREDILLISDSAHSLGASYKGQKVGAQFDFHVFSFHAVKNLTTAEGGAITYNDKASFGKEDLFREFKYTALHGQSKDALSKMKAGAWKYDILTDGFKCNMTDTLAAIGLVQLERYNDMLKKREEIFDLYTKLLSQNDWAEIPFKKDNGTETSYHLYPLRIKGFKEEQRDALIQMLADKGIGTNVHFIPLPMFTLYKGLGYKIEDYPNAYNQYANEITLPLYSTLALEDAEYVAKETIACTKEILKAGGL
- the metA gene encoding homoserine O-acetyltransferase MetA; translation: MPIKIPDNLPAAEVLNSENIFVMGEDRAYHQDIRPLKIAILNLMPTKISTETQLLRLLANSPLQVDITLFLPKDHESKNTPAEHLKNFYTTFDSIKHEKFDGMIITGAPIEHLEFYEVDYWDELKEIMNWSLRNVYSTLHICWGAQAGLYHHYGIPKYPLKEKMFGVFPHTVEKLGVKLLRGFDDEFYVPQSRHTEIRKEDIVKMPSLDILAQSEESGVYLVASKDGRQIFITGHPEYDPLTLKAEYDRDVAKGVPIEVPKHYFKDDDPAKAPVSRWRSHANLLYANWLNYYVYQETPYDLNALE
- a CDS encoding putative DNA modification/repair radical SAM protein — translated: MDIQSKLNILAAAARYDVSCSSSGSERKNNNGLGNAHVSGICHSWSSDGRCISLLKILMTNMCSYDCAYCINRRSSSNDRAIFTPDEIVNLTINFYKRNYIEGLFLSSAVYKNPDFTMELMLQCVVKLRMANFNGYIHLKAIPGADKKLIDKAGLYVDRMSVNIELPSRESLKLLAPQKSAEAIFKPMDYLNNRIIEIKEDKKTYKKPPLFLPAGQTTQLIIGATNDHDLGILRLSEGLYNRYSLKRVYYSAYIPVSDNPNLPALLNPPLKREHRLYQADWLLRFYGFKAGELLDEKNPDFDIDLDPKSFWALKHMELFPVEINSVDYTLLLRIPGIGVRSALKIRAARRVGSLSYDDLKKFGVVLKRAKHFITCQGKYYGTSFTDLPIIRQFLLPSEKTQAPKNKFEQLSIYNMMQDNSSAVTGEL
- a CDS encoding superoxide dismutase family protein — encoded protein: MEKTNIAKADIKGGPLAPDIRGVVYFLDAMDGTYVFAEVYGLPDYQPGSDSKLPIGPHGFHIHEKGSCEVGDPENPFQSAGSHWNPTNQPHGNHAGDFPVLFSNHGKAIMYFFTDKFTVSDVLGKAMIIHESPDDFKSQPAGNAGRRLACGVINNKQIGYL